A section of the SAR324 cluster bacterium genome encodes:
- the metC gene encoding cystathionine beta-lyase, which produces MHDDTRVVHSGRHPKYFHGAVNPPVYHVSTILSETLEELEERGRTTEVARHTSYGRKGNPTSWALEDAIAELEGGFACLTFPSGIAAVGNALLAFLKAGDHLLMVDSVYGPTRDFCNKYLGRFGVETTFYDPCIRSEIRELIRPNTKLLFLESPGSQTFEVQDVPTLGTIAHANDLIVMMDNTWGTPLFFKAFQHGIDVSIQAGTKYIVGHSDVSLGTVTTTREFWPILKDAAWQLGQCSGPDDLYLAQRGLRTMSVRLNRHQQSAMEIAGWLQKEPEIKRVLYPALPSDPGYSIWQRDFLGATGLFGVELYPCDPKGIEQMLNGMELFGMGYSWGGFESLILPTNPKTMRTASPWRFEGPLLRLHIGLEALDDLRSDLEAGLKRFREAS; this is translated from the coding sequence ATGCATGACGATACACGAGTCGTTCACTCAGGTAGGCATCCAAAATATTTCCATGGAGCAGTAAATCCACCGGTTTATCATGTCTCTACCATTCTCTCTGAGACGTTAGAAGAACTTGAAGAACGTGGACGGACCACAGAGGTTGCGCGGCACACTTCCTATGGACGAAAAGGCAATCCCACATCATGGGCTTTGGAGGATGCTATCGCTGAGTTGGAGGGGGGCTTTGCATGTCTGACCTTTCCCTCTGGTATCGCAGCCGTTGGCAATGCACTTCTGGCCTTTCTGAAAGCAGGTGATCATTTGCTAATGGTGGACAGTGTATATGGACCCACCAGAGATTTCTGTAACAAATATTTGGGGCGTTTTGGAGTCGAAACAACATTCTATGATCCTTGCATTAGAAGCGAAATCAGAGAGTTGATTCGACCGAACACAAAACTACTTTTCCTGGAATCACCTGGTTCCCAAACTTTTGAAGTCCAAGATGTCCCAACCCTGGGTACGATTGCTCACGCAAACGATCTCATAGTGATGATGGACAACACTTGGGGAACCCCTCTTTTTTTCAAGGCCTTTCAACATGGCATAGACGTTTCCATCCAAGCTGGAACCAAGTATATTGTTGGACACTCAGATGTAAGTCTTGGAACGGTAACCACAACCCGTGAATTTTGGCCAATCCTGAAGGACGCAGCTTGGCAACTCGGGCAATGCAGTGGCCCTGATGATCTTTATCTGGCCCAACGTGGATTGAGAACCATGTCGGTGCGGTTAAACAGGCATCAACAAAGCGCAATGGAGATTGCGGGATGGCTGCAGAAAGAGCCTGAGATCAAGCGGGTGCTATACCCTGCGCTCCCAAGTGACCCAGGGTACTCTATTTGGCAAAGAGATTTTTTAGGTGCAACTGGTTTATTTGGGGTAGAATTATACCCTTGTGACCCCAAGGGAATCGAACAGATGCTTAATGGTATGGAGCTTTTTGGGATGGGATATTCATGGGGCGGTTTTGAGAGCTTAATCCTCCCTACCAACCCAAAAACAATGAGAACAGCGTCACCTTGGCGCTTTGAAGGGCCGCTTTTGCGGCTTCACATCGGGCTGGAAGCCCTTGATGATTTGCGTTCAGATTTGGAAGCCGGTCTCAAAAGATTTAGAGAGGCTTCCTAA
- a CDS encoding FliM/FliN family flagellar motor switch protein has translation MRYLDYADLANPRKEDSHHTYDFLKDVPVIVSAEVARKNMTIREILSLRKGSTIGFDKLLGEPIDMVVVDKNPARQRVTARGEIVVLNERYGFRVTSVESTQEKKSTEIVHLDAEMNDEPGGSHFPLGFHR, from the coding sequence ATGCGTTACCTTGATTATGCTGATCTAGCAAATCCTCGAAAAGAGGATTCTCACCACACCTATGACTTCCTCAAAGACGTCCCCGTAATTGTCAGTGCCGAAGTTGCCCGAAAAAATATGACGATTCGAGAAATCCTCAGTTTACGCAAAGGGTCTACAATCGGGTTCGATAAGCTATTAGGAGAACCCATTGACATGGTAGTTGTGGACAAAAACCCAGCTCGACAAAGAGTCACTGCTCGTGGAGAAATTGTAGTCCTCAATGAACGCTACGGATTTAGAGTTACCTCTGTAGAAAGTACTCAAGAGAAAAAATCCACTGAGATCGTGCATCTTGATGCCGAGATGAATGATGAACCGGGGGGTTCCCACTTTCCTCTGGGCTTTCATAGATGA
- the gloB gene encoding hydroxyacylglutathione hydrolase: protein MNAAPEVTPIPCLKDNYAYLLRCPSTGQTGVVDPSVAQPVLKVLRDKGWGLDYIFNTHHHWDHVGGNEELKQQFPSVRIFGHQSDEGRIPGLTDGVQDGQVIGFGALNGVVIHNPGHTTGAITYVWGDAAFTGDTLFAAGCGRVFEGSPQDMYSSLHQKIGSLPPETRLYFGHEYTEKNLEFCLDVEPNNHKTHLLLKEVRKIRSEGKFTTPSTISQEFATNPFMRTQELEIQKRVRKLEPDADLNPVSVFRVLREYKNRF from the coding sequence ATGAATGCAGCTCCTGAAGTAACTCCAATTCCGTGCTTGAAAGACAACTACGCTTATCTACTCCGCTGTCCATCCACAGGACAAACTGGCGTCGTAGATCCTTCGGTAGCCCAACCTGTACTAAAGGTATTGAGAGATAAAGGATGGGGTTTGGATTACATTTTTAATACTCATCATCACTGGGATCATGTCGGGGGAAATGAGGAGTTGAAACAACAATTTCCAAGTGTTCGTATTTTTGGTCATCAATCTGATGAGGGACGTATTCCAGGACTAACGGATGGGGTACAGGATGGTCAAGTAATCGGATTCGGAGCCTTGAATGGAGTTGTAATTCACAATCCTGGACATACTACAGGTGCAATAACTTATGTTTGGGGAGATGCTGCCTTCACGGGAGACACCCTTTTCGCTGCGGGATGTGGTAGGGTCTTTGAAGGATCACCCCAAGATATGTATTCCTCACTACATCAAAAGATCGGTTCACTTCCACCAGAAACTCGACTCTATTTTGGGCATGAATATACCGAAAAAAACTTGGAGTTTTGCTTAGACGTGGAGCCAAACAACCACAAAACTCATTTGCTTTTAAAGGAGGTACGCAAGATACGATCTGAAGGGAAATTCACAACCCCTTCAACAATTTCTCAAGAATTTGCCACGAACCCGTTTATGAGAACTCAGGAGTTAGAAATTCAAAAAAGAGTTCGAAAATTAGAACCAGATGCTGATTTAAATCCAGTATCTGTTTTTCGAGTGCTTAGAGAGTATAAGAATCGTTTCTAA
- a CDS encoding anhydro-N-acetylmuramic acid kinase, whose protein sequence is MNPWQHLEKVRQKSSRLWLGLMSGTSLDGLDIALVAIAGSGSSTKISLEAFASPPYSAEWQHCLQHCTNPMEVSAIELGQLHVGLGSHWAEIVLQQLHEWHIDLQSIDALASHGQTVLHLPPESSLRAYLPKSFPNQFSATWQLGDADQLAQSIGLPVVSDFRMKDLAGGGTGAPLLPYLDFLLFNKIGVERILHNLGGISNLTFLPGSDNSEEVLAFDTGPANLLLNIGMQHSGTGELYDKDGQTAAKGKANNILLNQWLKHPYLDFKPPKSTGREEFGSELMRTWLNEAKSAGLSLPDLMATLTAFTAESINRAYRDHLPSLPIESFLSGGGSFNKALRKQIERRLPEIHFRDFSELGQPAEAREAIGFSVLGNQFLMGESTTFPSITGNQSSVILGKLSLPN, encoded by the coding sequence ATGAATCCTTGGCAGCACCTTGAGAAAGTCCGCCAAAAATCTTCTAGATTATGGCTAGGACTGATGTCAGGCACTTCTCTGGATGGATTGGACATTGCCCTTGTAGCAATAGCAGGATCGGGTTCATCAACAAAAATCTCCTTAGAAGCCTTTGCTTCGCCTCCCTACTCCGCAGAGTGGCAACATTGCCTCCAACATTGTACCAATCCGATGGAGGTCAGTGCCATTGAACTTGGGCAACTTCATGTCGGTCTAGGGTCTCACTGGGCTGAAATAGTTCTCCAGCAACTCCATGAATGGCATATTGACCTGCAATCCATTGACGCTCTGGCTAGCCATGGTCAAACTGTTCTACACTTGCCTCCTGAGTCTTCACTAAGGGCGTATCTGCCAAAAAGTTTTCCCAACCAATTTTCCGCCACGTGGCAATTAGGTGATGCCGACCAATTGGCTCAAAGCATAGGTCTGCCTGTAGTTTCAGATTTCCGCATGAAAGATTTGGCTGGTGGTGGTACAGGGGCCCCTCTTTTGCCATATCTTGATTTCCTTCTTTTCAATAAAATAGGGGTTGAAAGGATCCTTCACAATCTTGGAGGAATCAGTAATCTGACATTCTTACCAGGTTCAGATAACTCTGAAGAAGTCTTAGCATTTGATACAGGTCCTGCAAATCTTCTCTTGAACATCGGAATGCAGCACTCAGGCACAGGTGAGCTATATGATAAAGACGGTCAGACGGCCGCAAAGGGGAAAGCGAACAATATATTACTGAATCAATGGTTGAAGCACCCCTACTTAGATTTTAAACCGCCAAAATCAACTGGCCGAGAAGAATTTGGTTCTGAATTGATGAGAACCTGGTTGAATGAGGCAAAGTCAGCGGGGCTTTCTCTTCCAGATTTGATGGCCACACTCACTGCTTTTACGGCAGAATCCATCAATCGAGCTTATAGAGATCATTTACCAAGCTTGCCCATAGAATCTTTTTTGAGCGGAGGTGGCTCATTCAATAAGGCACTTAGGAAGCAGATTGAGAGAAGATTGCCTGAGATTCATTTTCGAGATTTTTCTGAACTGGGCCAACCTGCAGAGGCAAGAGAGGCAATTGGTTTTTCAGTGCTGGGGAATCAGTTTCTAATGGGAGAGTCAACTACTTTTCCTAGTATCACGGGAAACCAATCATCCGTGATACTGGGTAAACTATCACTACCTAATTGA
- the tsaB gene encoding tRNA (adenosine(37)-N6)-threonylcarbamoyltransferase complex dimerization subunit type 1 TsaB, with product MKSLVLDTLFENLSLGLVEEHEPRALLYTHCRRRNAQIVLTQLQELLKNLNWDPDDVDELIVNRGPGSYTGVRIALSVIRTIAQVLKLPIRCVTSLDVLAFQVSPQLEPFPVMLNCTRQEVFWAWFQFNENGFPEMTSDIELSEFKDLPDAVLENPVHLLQLGQRKDSELAKLKKVILEYPVPDAWMIYKAAHLGQVKELPIEQVQPLYLKKDVQTKSSIR from the coding sequence TTGAAATCCCTCGTGTTGGATACCCTCTTTGAAAATCTTAGCCTGGGTTTAGTAGAAGAGCACGAGCCTAGAGCATTGCTTTACACTCATTGCAGGCGCCGCAACGCTCAAATCGTACTCACACAATTGCAGGAGTTGCTGAAAAATTTGAATTGGGATCCAGATGATGTTGATGAGTTGATCGTGAATCGTGGACCGGGTTCTTATACAGGTGTTAGAATCGCTCTTAGTGTCATCCGCACAATTGCCCAAGTACTTAAGCTGCCGATTCGTTGCGTAACCAGTTTGGACGTTCTGGCTTTTCAAGTTTCACCTCAATTGGAACCTTTCCCCGTAATGCTGAATTGTACCAGGCAAGAAGTTTTCTGGGCTTGGTTTCAATTTAATGAAAACGGCTTTCCAGAAATGACTTCTGACATTGAACTCTCCGAATTTAAAGATCTTCCTGATGCTGTTTTAGAAAATCCGGTTCACTTGTTACAATTGGGGCAAAGAAAGGATTCGGAATTGGCTAAGCTAAAAAAAGTTATTCTTGAGTATCCAGTTCCAGATGCCTGGATGATTTATAAAGCTGCCCATCTTGGGCAAGTCAAGGAATTACCAATTGAACAAGTTCAGCCACTTTATCTAAAGAAGGATGTGCAAACGAAGAGTTCAATTAGGTAG
- the tsaE gene encoding tRNA (adenosine(37)-N6)-threonylcarbamoyltransferase complex ATPase subunit type 1 TsaE: protein MITIKWFLPDLKATATAGAKLSKILEPGCIIMMEGDLGSGKTTLCKNICASLGVPINLVTSPTYTMVNMYSYNSGVIHHLDLYRLEDQNELEDFDFEDLIAVDGITLVEWPKLLRPLIENQGLLNIKINYVSDGSRELIMSSHDSLYERLMS, encoded by the coding sequence ATGATCACGATCAAATGGTTTTTACCTGATTTAAAGGCAACGGCAACTGCTGGAGCAAAACTTTCAAAAATATTGGAACCTGGATGTATAATAATGATGGAAGGAGATTTAGGTTCAGGCAAAACAACTCTCTGCAAAAATATATGCGCAAGCCTGGGGGTGCCAATAAATTTGGTAACTTCTCCCACCTATACCATGGTGAATATGTACTCTTACAATTCGGGAGTCATCCATCATTTGGACTTGTATCGTCTAGAGGATCAAAATGAACTGGAAGACTTTGATTTTGAAGATTTAATCGCTGTGGATGGTATCACTTTGGTAGAGTGGCCAAAACTGCTGAGGCCCTTAATTGAAAATCAGGGATTGCTCAATATCAAAATCAATTATGTTTCAGATGGTAGTAGAGAACTCATCATGAGTAGCCATGATTCTTTATACGAAAGGTTGATGAGTTGA